The DNA segment GTGGCCGGTGAAGTGGTCTCCAAGTGGATACAGATTCAGGCCCAGCGAAAAGAAAAGCGCATTTTGACGGAACAGATAAAAGCCAATCAGACCTACCTCGAACTCATCGAGCTTCGCTTTCGAAACTCCCTGGCAACAGCTCTTGATGTTTATCAGCAGAGAGAGACCGTTGCCAAGGTCAAGGCAGAGCTCCCTCCCGTGGAGTCCGAGGAGCAGATCCTCTTGCACGAACTCGCGATTCTGCTAGGTCGCCCTGCCGGGTCCGTGGAAGTGGCGGATGCCTCTCTCCCGGGTCTTTCCGCTCTTCCCGGACTCGGTCTCCCGTCCGATCTGCTTGCCAATAGACCGGATATCCGGTCGGCTGGTCTGGCGCTACGATCTGCTGACTGGTCCGTGGCTGCTGCCCGTGCCAACCGACTTCCCTCTCTTTCTCTGGGGCTTGACGGTCAGTATTCCGGGGCACAGGTCGGGACGATTTTTGACAACTGGATGTTTGCCCTGGCCGGGTCCGTGACAGGACCTATCTTTGATGGCGGCTATCTGAAGGCTGAAGTTGAAAAGGCACGAGGAGTGGTTGATGAACGGCTGGCTGACTACAAGTCCGCTGTCTATACGGCATTCAAGGAAGTGGAAGACGCCCTGATACAGGAAAAATGGCAGCGCAGGTATATCATTGCTCGGCGCGCTCAGTTGGAGGCCGCCAAGGTCAATCTGGACGAAGCCATTTCTCGATATACTCAGGGGCTTGAAGATTATCTACCGGTCCTGACGGCTCTGTTGTCCGTACAGGATCTGGAAATTTCCGAGGTCGAGGATCAGACCGATCTTCTCCTCTACCGCGTTGCCCTGTACAGGGCCTTGGGTGGTTCCTGGACCGATGAACTGAAACCGCCGATCTCGACCTCTGATTCGTCGGCTACCCCGGCTCCAGGCTCTCCTGCTCCAGTAATGCAAACCAAGACCAATGGATAAAAACATGACTCAAAAAGAACGCCGGTTTTCCGGTCTATTTAGCGTAAAAATCCTGATTCCGACCGTGATCCTTTTGACTGCGGCCATGGGAGCTTACGTCATGATCAAGACTGCACCCAAAGCTCATCGGGTCGCTCCTGTGACCATACTGCCGACTGTGGAGGTCGCGACCTACGAGAAAGGATCGCACGCCATCGGTCTTTCGGTCATGGGCACTGTGGTAGCGGCTAATGAAGTGACATTGGTTTCCCGCTTGTCCGGAGAAATCGTGTCTGTCAGTGATTCATTTCTGCCGGGTGGATTCTTTCGAAAGGGCGATGAGGTCCTGCGTATTGACCCCAAGGATTATGAGCTTGCGTTGCGTGAAACCAAAGCGGATATGGTCACGGCTGAGTATGATCTCAAGGTGGAGCAAGGGTATCAGAACGTCGCAGGGCGGGAATGGAATCTGCTCAAGAAGTCGGCCAAGGGAACGGAACAGGAAGCTGAACTTGCTTTGAGAAAACCTCACCTGCTCAAGGCTCAGGCGGACCTGGAAGCGGCCAAAGCTCAGGTGGAGCAGGCTGAAATAAACTTGCAGCGGACGAAGGTGACGGCTCCCTTCGCCTCCATGATTGAGTCAAAAAGCTCTGATATCGGGGCAACCGTGGCTGCGCAGGAAGCGCTGGCGACCATTGTTGGGACGGATGAATTCTGGGTTGAGGTTTCAGTGCCGGTGGATCGTCTCGACCATATCACCTTTCCCATGGCTGATGGCACGGTCGGTTCAAAAACCACTGTTTATAACGGGAAAGACGAGACCTCCGCACGCAGGGAAGGGCATGTCATTCGATTACTCCCGTCATTGGAGAGTGAAGGGCGCATGGCCCGTGTCCTGATTTCCATTGCGGACCCCCTTAATCTGAAAGGCGATCCTTCGCTCAAACCCATTCTGCTTGGCAGCTATGTCAAGGTGGTCATTGCCGGTGGGGAAATCGCGGATTCATATGCCATTCCCAGAAAAGTCTTCCGCGACAACAGCAAAATATGGGTTCTTGGTCAGGATGGCACTTTGGACATCCGCACGGTGAACCCTGTTTGGCGTGATGCACAGACCATTCTGCTCAAGGAAGGCCTGATGCCCGGCGAACAGGTCGTCCTCTCTTCCCTGACCGCCCCCATGCAAGGCATGAAGCTTCAGGCCGCATCCGATACAGCCGTAACGGTCAAGACCACGGTTTCGGTAGAAGCGAAAAATGATCTGGCAGCCGAGGTCAGCCATGGCGAATAATCAGAACGACAATCCCGGTGGTCCTCTTACCTGGATGGCGGGCAATTCTGTTGCCGCCAATCTGTTGATGATTGTCTTCCTTATTGGCGGGCTGATCTTTGCCATGCAGATCAAGCAGGAAGTCTTTCCCGAATTCAGTACGGATGAAATCAATGTTTCCATCTCCTATCCCGGAGCAAGTCCTGAAGAGGTCGAACAGGGTATTGTTCTGGCTGCGGAACAGGCCATTCAGGGTATTGATGGTGTCAAGAAAGTCACTTCGACTTCAAGTGAAGGGTCTGCTTCCATTGTGGCCGAATTATTGGAAGGAGCGGATCAGCAGCGGGTGCTTCAGGATGTGAAGAGTGAAGTTGACGCGATTACATCCTTCCCCGAGGAAGCCGAGGACCCGATTGTCTCCGAGGCCTCTCACAAAAGGGACGTTCTCGCACTGATCATTTATGGTGATCAGGAGCAGATTGTCTTGCGCGAAGTCGCTGAACAATTGCGGGAGGAGTTGCTGAGTGATCCCGGAATTACTCAGGCAGAGCTTCGCGAGGTCAGTGGTTTGCAAATCAATATTGAGGTGCCGCAGGCCAAACTGCGCGCACACAACCTGACTTTGCAATCCGTGGCCGATACACTGGATGACGCCTCTGTGGATATGCCGGGTGGCGGCATCAAAAGTTCCTCCGGCGAAGTGCTGGTCCGTATGAAGGATCGCAAGGAGTACGCCAGGGAGTTTGCTCAGGTCCCAGTCGTCACGGGGAGTGACGGGACTCAGGTCCTGCTGGAGGATATCGCAACAGTTACCGATGGTTTCGAGGACGAGGATATCCTGACGAATTACAACGGTAAACCTGCCGTCCGACTGGATGTCTACCGTATCGGTGATCAGACTCCAAAATCCGTTTCCACAGCAGCCAGAGCCAAGCTGGAACTTTTCCAGAAGCGTTTGCCCGAGAGTGTCAAGGTTGCCGTGCTCAATGACTCTTCCGTGATTTTCAACCAACGCATGGATCTGCTCATGAGCAACGGATATATGGGGTTGGCGCTTGTATTTATCCTGTTGGCTGTTTTTCTGGAAGCACGGTTGGCTTTCTGGGTCGCCATGGGTATTCCGGTATCATTCATGGGATCATTTCTTATTTTGCATGTCATGGGGATCAGTATCAACATGATGTCCATGTTCGCCTTTCTCATAGCGCTGGGCATTGTTGTTGATGATGCCATTGTGGTGGGAGAGAATGTCCACACCTTGCGCCAACAGGGGGTTCCTCCTCTGAAAGCGGCGATTGAAGGGGCGCGTCAGATTGCTCTCCCGGTCACATTCAGTGTGTTGACCAACATCGTTGCTTTCGGACCGATCTTGTTTATCCCCGGTGATATGGGCAAGATCATGTATTCCATCCCAGTCGTTGTCATCAGTGTTTTTGCCATCTCTCTCATAGAGAGTCTGTTTGTTTTGCCCGCTCACCTTGCTCATATGAAAGTCGGGACCAGTAATCCGATCATGGCTTGGGTCTCTGCTCGTCAGCAGCGGGTTAGCAGATGGCTCATTTCTTTTATTGCGAATGTTTATCGGCCTTTGCTCGATAGATGTGTCACATGGCGTTATATCAGTGTTGCGGTGGGATCGGGCATACTCATTTTGTGCGGTGCTTATGTAGCCAGTGGACGGTTGGGGATGACACTCATGCCCAAGGTTGAGTCCGATTATGCCTTTGCGCGGGCAGAGCTTCCCTATGGTTCTGCCGTGGCAGACTCCGAGGCCATTCGGGATCGACTACTCAATGCGGCTGAAGAAGTTGTCGCCGAGAATGGCGGTACACGGCTTCAGGAGGGAACATACTCCAAGATCGGCGGAGCTGGCCGCGATATTTCGGGAAGCCATGTTGTCAGTGTCCAGATATTCTTGACCGATGCTGAAACCCGTCCCATCTCGACCGATGAGTTCGTGAAGAAGTGGCGTCAGAAAGCGGGTACTATTCCCGGTCTTGAGTCATTGCTTTTTCAATCCGATAGGGGTGGACCTGGTGCGGGGAATGCCATTGAACTGGAGTTGAATCACAGTGATGTGAATGTTCTCAAGAGTGCGGCCAGTGAATTGGCCGAGGCTTTGGCCTTCTTCCCCAAGGTCAAGGATATCGATGATGGATTCTCTCCGGGCAAGCAGCAGCTCGACTTCAAGGTCACGCCGGAAGGCGAGAGCCTGGGGCTGGATGCTCAGGAGATCGCCAGTCAGGTTCGCGCCGCATACTATGGAACAGAAGTCCTGCGCCAGCAACGTGGCCGCAATGAGGTTAAAGTCCTGGTGCGTCGTCCCAAGGATGAACGCATATCGGAATATGATCTTGAAGAGTTCATGATTCATACTCCGGATGACAGGGAAGTCTTGTTGCGCGAGGTCGTGGATATCAAACGGGGACGAGCCTACACCATGATCAAACATGTCAACGGGCGCAGATCACTCGTTGTCTCCGCAGATGTGAACCCTCGAAGTGAGGCAGGGCAGGTGCTCAAAGACATTCTGCGTGAGACCATGCCACGCCTTCAGGCCAAGTATCCCGGTTTGAGTTATTCCATTGAAGGAAATCAGGGCGATATGAATGAGGGGATGGAAAG comes from the Pseudodesulfovibrio piezophilus C1TLV30 genome and includes:
- a CDS encoding efflux transporter outer membrane subunit, yielding MTHKPVFVSFFPAVFFLAGILLLPGCSPFRPSARDIDPAPLPVGFTMYSEKPTAPDRWWEQFGNAELNGFVQQALSANFDIEAAWARLRQTRATAVQTGADKYPTLDGSAGYSHTRAGTDSSTGGRSITTTEEHTLGLSAGYELDLWGRVAAEASAGELDAQVSREDLNTAAMTVAGEVVSKWIQIQAQRKEKRILTEQIKANQTYLELIELRFRNSLATALDVYQQRETVAKVKAELPPVESEEQILLHELAILLGRPAGSVEVADASLPGLSALPGLGLPSDLLANRPDIRSAGLALRSADWSVAAARANRLPSLSLGLDGQYSGAQVGTIFDNWMFALAGSVTGPIFDGGYLKAEVEKARGVVDERLADYKSAVYTAFKEVEDALIQEKWQRRYIIARRAQLEAAKVNLDEAISRYTQGLEDYLPVLTALLSVQDLEISEVEDQTDLLLYRVALYRALGGSWTDELKPPISTSDSSATPAPGSPAPVMQTKTNG
- a CDS encoding efflux RND transporter permease subunit, with product MANNQNDNPGGPLTWMAGNSVAANLLMIVFLIGGLIFAMQIKQEVFPEFSTDEINVSISYPGASPEEVEQGIVLAAEQAIQGIDGVKKVTSTSSEGSASIVAELLEGADQQRVLQDVKSEVDAITSFPEEAEDPIVSEASHKRDVLALIIYGDQEQIVLREVAEQLREELLSDPGITQAELREVSGLQINIEVPQAKLRAHNLTLQSVADTLDDASVDMPGGGIKSSSGEVLVRMKDRKEYAREFAQVPVVTGSDGTQVLLEDIATVTDGFEDEDILTNYNGKPAVRLDVYRIGDQTPKSVSTAARAKLELFQKRLPESVKVAVLNDSSVIFNQRMDLLMSNGYMGLALVFILLAVFLEARLAFWVAMGIPVSFMGSFLILHVMGISINMMSMFAFLIALGIVVDDAIVVGENVHTLRQQGVPPLKAAIEGARQIALPVTFSVLTNIVAFGPILFIPGDMGKIMYSIPVVVISVFAISLIESLFVLPAHLAHMKVGTSNPIMAWVSARQQRVSRWLISFIANVYRPLLDRCVTWRYISVAVGSGILILCGAYVASGRLGMTLMPKVESDYAFARAELPYGSAVADSEAIRDRLLNAAEEVVAENGGTRLQEGTYSKIGGAGRDISGSHVVSVQIFLTDAETRPISTDEFVKKWRQKAGTIPGLESLLFQSDRGGPGAGNAIELELNHSDVNVLKSAASELAEALAFFPKVKDIDDGFSPGKQQLDFKVTPEGESLGLDAQEIASQVRAAYYGTEVLRQQRGRNEVKVLVRRPKDERISEYDLEEFMIHTPDDREVLLREVVDIKRGRAYTMIKHVNGRRSLVVSADVNPRSEAGQVLKDILRETMPRLQAKYPGLSYSIEGNQGDMNEGMESLISGLLLAMLVIYALLAIPFKSYTQPLIIMICIPFGAVGAIIGHIMMGYSISLPSLLGIVALSGVVVNDSLVFIDYTNLKRLEGHCAYDAVLLTGTARFRPIMLTTMTTFGGLAPMIMETSRQAQFLIPMAISLGFGILFATAITLILVPSLYLILEDCKEWLYRLRGVKKPVGSGKEVNI
- a CDS encoding efflux RND transporter periplasmic adaptor subunit; the encoded protein is MTQKERRFSGLFSVKILIPTVILLTAAMGAYVMIKTAPKAHRVAPVTILPTVEVATYEKGSHAIGLSVMGTVVAANEVTLVSRLSGEIVSVSDSFLPGGFFRKGDEVLRIDPKDYELALRETKADMVTAEYDLKVEQGYQNVAGREWNLLKKSAKGTEQEAELALRKPHLLKAQADLEAAKAQVEQAEINLQRTKVTAPFASMIESKSSDIGATVAAQEALATIVGTDEFWVEVSVPVDRLDHITFPMADGTVGSKTTVYNGKDETSARREGHVIRLLPSLESEGRMARVLISIADPLNLKGDPSLKPILLGSYVKVVIAGGEIADSYAIPRKVFRDNSKIWVLGQDGTLDIRTVNPVWRDAQTILLKEGLMPGEQVVLSSLTAPMQGMKLQAASDTAVTVKTTVSVEAKNDLAAEVSHGE